In one window of Tenacibaculum mesophilum DNA:
- a CDS encoding glycosyltransferase family protein: protein MKRIIFHIPNQINKNLASGSQIRPVKMLEAFKNVGYHVDVVMGRVKERRKQIRKIKQNIKQGVNYSYLYSESSTMPTALTEPHHLPIAPFLDFKFFRFCKKNNIKIGLFYRDVYWVFEEYKKRTSFFKRILAKSFYKFDLYNYNKSLDILYLPSKLMNNYIPVEINCEIKELPPAISSSIIPKKEINSNEIDFIYIGGISPIYDIKLFVKVVCEVGVNAINLCTRENEWKQYVNNYQSYSNCINVYHKSGDELKEIYDKSTIGVYFVKPQKIWSFAVGVKLFEYLSYRKPIIAVEGTAVGSFVSENNIGWVIPYEEKELKKLILFINKNPQEVLLKKKNIENIIEDNTWESRIEKIDNDLSLI, encoded by the coding sequence ATGAAAAGAATAATTTTCCATATACCTAATCAGATTAATAAAAACTTAGCTTCAGGCTCTCAAATAAGACCTGTTAAAATGTTAGAAGCTTTTAAAAATGTTGGTTATCATGTGGATGTAGTAATGGGAAGAGTAAAAGAAAGGAGAAAGCAAATAAGAAAGATAAAACAGAATATAAAACAAGGGGTTAACTACTCTTATTTATATAGCGAAAGCTCTACTATGCCGACAGCATTGACAGAACCACATCACTTACCCATAGCTCCTTTTTTAGATTTTAAATTCTTTAGGTTTTGTAAAAAAAACAATATAAAGATAGGTCTTTTCTATAGAGATGTGTATTGGGTTTTTGAAGAATATAAAAAAAGAACTTCTTTTTTTAAAAGGATATTAGCAAAATCTTTTTATAAGTTTGATTTATACAATTACAACAAAAGCCTAGATATTTTATACCTTCCGTCAAAATTAATGAACAATTATATTCCCGTTGAAATAAATTGTGAAATCAAAGAATTACCACCCGCTATTTCTAGCTCAATAATACCAAAAAAAGAAATAAATAGCAATGAGATAGATTTTATTTACATTGGAGGAATTTCACCAATTTATGATATTAAGTTATTTGTTAAAGTAGTATGTGAAGTAGGTGTTAATGCTATCAATTTATGTACAAGAGAAAACGAATGGAAACAATATGTTAATAATTACCAAAGTTATTCGAACTGTATAAATGTTTATCATAAAAGTGGAGATGAATTAAAAGAAATCTACGATAAAAGCACAATTGGAGTTTACTTTGTAAAGCCACAAAAAATTTGGAGCTTTGCCGTGGGAGTAAAACTTTTCGAATATCTTAGTTATAGAAAACCAATAATAGCTGTTGAGGGTACAGCAGTAGGCAGTTTTGTTAGTGAAAATAATATTGGCTGGGTTATTCCTTATGAAGAGAAAGAGTTGAAAAAGTTAATTCTGTTTATCAATAAAAATCCTCAAGAGGTTTTATTGAAAAAAAAGAACATAGAAAATATTATAGAAGATAATACTTGGGAATCAAGAATTGAGAAGATTGATAATGACCTAAGTTTAATTTAA
- a CDS encoding acyltransferase, whose amino-acid sequence MAKYFVHESSFIDKDVSIGDNTKIWHFSHVLSKSKIGENCSFGQNCVIGPNVKVGNGVKVQNNISIYEGVEVEDDVFLGPSMVFTNVVNPRSFIIRREEFKKTLLKKGCSIGANATIICGVTIGEYALVGSGAVVNKDVKPYALIVGVPGKQIGWVSKAGNTLKFDKDNRAIDTFDNSVYRIIDNQLIEEK is encoded by the coding sequence ATGGCTAAATATTTTGTACATGAGTCTTCTTTCATAGATAAAGATGTTAGTATAGGAGATAATACTAAGATATGGCATTTTAGTCATGTTTTATCGAAAAGCAAAATAGGAGAGAATTGTTCTTTCGGACAAAATTGCGTGATTGGCCCTAATGTCAAGGTAGGTAATGGCGTAAAAGTACAAAACAATATCTCTATCTATGAAGGAGTTGAAGTAGAAGATGATGTTTTTCTTGGACCATCAATGGTGTTTACCAATGTAGTTAATCCAAGAAGTTTTATTATCAGAAGAGAAGAGTTTAAAAAAACATTATTAAAGAAAGGTTGTTCGATAGGCGCAAACGCAACAATTATTTGTGGAGTTACAATCGGTGAGTATGCTTTAGTGGGGTCTGGGGCTGTTGTTAATAAAGATGTAAAACCTTACGCTTTAATCGTAGGTGTACCAGGTAAACAAATAGGTTGGGTAAGTAAAGCAGGAAATACATTAAAGTTTGATAAAGATAATAGAGCGATAGATACTTTCGATAATAGTGTATATAGAATTATAGATAATCAGTTAATCGAAGAAAAGTAG
- a CDS encoding DegT/DnrJ/EryC1/StrS family aminotransferase: MKIDFAKLQYQYQLYKEEIDTSIQVVLNKSNYIMGEEVSELEKSLEAFTGVKYAISCSSGTDALLLAMMSLNIKPGEEIITTPFTFVATAETIAFLGFKPVFVDIDEKTYNIDSSKIEEAITTRTKAIMPVSLYGQPANMDVIQKIADKHGLKVIIDGAQSFGSTYNGKTDSNLGDISTTSFFPAKPLGCFGDGGAVFTNDSKLAEKIKSLRLHGQSKRYHHKHIGIGGRLDTLQAAVLNVKMKHYRKDLKLRQEVAGNYTKTIDNFDVIKPFVEENCTSAWAQYSIRVKNREELQVKLKENGIPTAVHYPMPLHLQECFEYLGYNEGDFPISEHVSKEILSLPMNPYLTEEEIKYISTRL; this comes from the coding sequence ATGAAAATAGATTTTGCAAAACTTCAATATCAGTATCAATTATATAAAGAAGAAATAGACACTTCAATACAGGTGGTATTGAATAAATCTAATTATATAATGGGTGAAGAGGTTTCTGAATTAGAAAAATCTTTGGAAGCGTTTACTGGGGTTAAATATGCAATATCATGCTCTTCTGGAACAGATGCTTTATTGTTAGCAATGATGAGCTTAAATATTAAGCCAGGAGAAGAAATAATAACAACACCTTTTACTTTTGTAGCAACTGCTGAAACAATTGCTTTTTTAGGTTTCAAACCAGTGTTTGTTGATATTGATGAGAAAACATATAATATTGATTCTTCAAAGATAGAAGAAGCAATTACCACAAGAACAAAGGCTATTATGCCTGTTTCGTTATACGGACAACCAGCAAATATGGACGTTATTCAAAAGATAGCGGATAAACATGGTTTAAAAGTAATAATAGATGGTGCTCAATCATTTGGTTCAACATATAATGGTAAAACAGATAGTAATTTAGGAGATATTTCAACAACTTCTTTTTTTCCCGCAAAACCTTTAGGGTGTTTTGGAGATGGAGGAGCTGTATTTACTAATGATAGTAAGTTGGCAGAAAAAATAAAGTCATTACGACTACATGGCCAATCTAAAAGGTATCATCATAAGCATATTGGAATAGGAGGTAGATTAGATACTCTTCAAGCAGCTGTTTTAAATGTAAAGATGAAACATTATAGAAAAGATTTAAAATTAAGGCAAGAAGTAGCAGGTAATTATACTAAAACAATTGATAACTTTGATGTTATAAAACCATTTGTTGAAGAGAATTGTACTTCAGCATGGGCTCAATATTCTATTAGAGTAAAAAACAGGGAAGAGTTACAAGTAAAGTTAAAAGAAAACGGAATTCCTACAGCTGTTCATTACCCGATGCCATTACATTTACAGGAGTGTTTTGAATATTTAGGATACAATGAAGGTGACTTTCCTATTTCTGAACATGTTTCAAAAGAAATTTTAAGTTTACCAATGAACCCTTATTTGACTGAAGAAGAAATAAAATATATTTCGACTAGACTATAA
- a CDS encoding O-antigen polymerase → MQLNRLNMISWVFYFNLLVQSFFAALLVVNKLDNHYMIDKIYYESSRFYGWLAVMYTMVAMPIGMLFANLFFKGEVKTYLNEYAKKKIVSVISFKDSYIRLPLYLISIICILSIFYTFHYLSEIPILKVIKGNATVIELAGLRANSSRNFAGNVFIRNIFGITLTPILTFIFYCYYKKTKSKKDLIIFLIMFMFSFLILTYNLEKSRFVFFLLGFMFLKILINGTIRKKVLIYFGSLTMILIVIAYMKISQKTDVTMLFSNYSSGILGRVFLSQAGGTYLMFDYFPRVYDFIGINSFSNVLSNTLDLNHSERAARLVMLKANPRFAEVQGVVNSLFIGEAWANFGVIGVVIAPLYVGAVIQTLFRLLLSFKKTPITLALLAYFSYSSSVTGGINDYFYNMQYLILMGILFSVYLTSKALYIIYNKTHSSIF, encoded by the coding sequence ATGCAACTTAATAGATTAAACATGATTTCTTGGGTTTTTTATTTCAATTTACTAGTACAGTCTTTTTTTGCTGCATTATTGGTTGTAAATAAATTAGATAACCATTATATGATTGATAAAATTTATTACGAAAGTTCTCGGTTTTATGGATGGTTAGCTGTTATGTATACTATGGTTGCTATGCCCATAGGGATGCTTTTTGCCAATCTTTTCTTTAAAGGTGAAGTTAAAACTTATTTAAATGAGTATGCAAAAAAAAAAATTGTTTCTGTAATAAGTTTTAAAGACTCTTACATACGGTTACCTTTATATTTAATTTCAATTATTTGTATATTATCAATTTTTTACACCTTTCATTATTTGTCAGAAATACCTATTTTAAAAGTAATTAAAGGTAATGCTACAGTTATAGAGTTAGCTGGATTGAGAGCAAATTCTTCAAGAAATTTTGCAGGAAATGTATTTATAAGGAACATTTTTGGAATAACATTAACTCCAATTTTAACTTTTATTTTTTATTGTTACTATAAAAAAACAAAATCAAAAAAAGATTTAATCATTTTTTTAATAATGTTCATGTTTTCTTTTTTAATATTAACATATAATCTTGAAAAATCTAGGTTTGTTTTTTTTCTTTTAGGTTTTATGTTTTTAAAGATTCTTATTAATGGTACAATAAGAAAGAAAGTACTAATTTATTTTGGAAGCTTAACAATGATTTTAATTGTTATAGCCTATATGAAAATATCTCAAAAAACAGATGTGACAATGTTGTTTTCAAATTATAGTTCTGGTATTTTAGGACGAGTTTTTTTATCACAAGCAGGTGGTACCTATTTAATGTTTGATTACTTCCCCCGAGTTTATGATTTTATAGGAATTAATTCATTTTCAAATGTATTGTCGAATACTTTAGATTTAAACCACTCTGAAAGGGCGGCAAGATTGGTAATGCTAAAAGCAAACCCCCGTTTTGCTGAAGTTCAAGGTGTTGTTAATTCTCTTTTTATAGGGGAAGCTTGGGCTAATTTTGGAGTTATAGGAGTTGTGATAGCTCCTTTATATGTAGGGGCAGTAATACAAACATTATTTAGACTACTTTTGTCGTTTAAAAAAACACCAATTACTTTGGCCTTATTGGCTTATTTTAGTTATAGCTCTTCAGTTACAGGAGGGATAAATGATTACTTTTATAATATGCAATATTTAATTTTAATGGGGATTTTATTTTCCGTGTATTTAACGAGTAAAGCATTATATATAATATATAACAAAACACACTCATCAATTTTTTAA
- a CDS encoding Wzz/FepE/Etk N-terminal domain-containing protein, producing the protein MESKTKYTSNDEIDLLDIFKTIWEGRRTVVKFLIVFVLIGLFIAVFSGKEYTATTIVLPQSSNNKVGGSLGGLAAIAGINLGGGSSEGIPPSLYPKVVQSIPFQKALLEAPLNFSSLEKEITYKEYYTDYQKFNLLSAIKEYTVGLPGKILGLFKKGRSTLPQQSEVQDSIYVMSIEEKKLFDLLQSQFVLDVNDKEGFVKISFSMPEALPAAQMTKKTQELLQKAITEFKIQKAREQYKFIEERYKEVKKDFVRKQSILASFRDKNQGLILSRSQSRLERLQSDYNLAYEVYSELAKQLETQKIKLKEDTPVFTVIEPVSVPVIKSKPKRLFIIVIWTFIGFIMGVLTLFIKVFFNSLKYRLKSVSFEKS; encoded by the coding sequence ATGGAAAGTAAAACTAAATATACTTCTAATGATGAAATAGATTTATTAGATATATTTAAAACTATCTGGGAAGGACGAAGAACGGTTGTCAAATTTCTTATAGTTTTTGTACTAATAGGTTTGTTTATAGCCGTTTTTTCAGGTAAAGAATATACGGCGACAACAATTGTGTTACCACAGAGCTCGAATAACAAAGTAGGAGGTAGTTTAGGTGGATTGGCAGCAATTGCAGGAATTAATTTAGGAGGTGGTAGTTCGGAAGGTATTCCACCTAGTCTATACCCTAAAGTGGTTCAAAGTATTCCTTTTCAAAAAGCACTTTTAGAGGCGCCTTTGAATTTTTCTAGTCTGGAAAAAGAAATTACCTATAAAGAATATTACACAGATTATCAAAAATTTAATTTATTATCTGCTATTAAGGAATACACTGTTGGATTACCAGGGAAAATACTAGGTTTATTTAAAAAGGGAAGAAGTACATTGCCGCAGCAGAGCGAGGTACAAGATTCTATATATGTAATGTCAATAGAGGAAAAAAAACTATTTGATTTATTACAAAGTCAATTTGTTTTAGATGTTAATGATAAAGAAGGTTTTGTTAAAATATCATTCTCAATGCCTGAAGCATTACCAGCAGCACAAATGACAAAAAAAACTCAAGAACTTTTACAAAAGGCTATAACAGAGTTCAAAATACAAAAAGCTAGAGAACAATATAAGTTTATAGAAGAGCGATACAAGGAAGTTAAGAAAGACTTTGTAAGGAAACAATCTATATTGGCTAGTTTTAGAGATAAAAATCAAGGTTTGATACTATCCCGTTCTCAATCACGTTTAGAAAGATTACAATCGGATTATAACCTAGCATACGAAGTATATTCTGAATTAGCAAAACAACTAGAGACTCAAAAAATTAAGTTGAAAGAAGATACTCCTGTTTTTACAGTGATAGAACCAGTAAGCGTACCTGTAATAAAATCAAAACCAAAAAGGCTTTTCATAATAGTTATATGGACTTTTATAGGTTTCATTATGGGGGTGTTGACTCTTTTTATAAAAGTTTTTTTTAATTCCCTTAAATATAGATTGAAAAGTGTAAGTTTTGAAAAAAGCTAG
- a CDS encoding asparagine synthase C-terminal domain-containing protein: protein MKLSLINNKGFRWCKYQNIYFKGNFILNNVIYNSNLFNNQTDQLPKNIIENDSLKKTYGQFLFVVEEGNTIIVITDFLRSFNLFYQKNNSEYIISDLNDKFNKKDINNSCLDEFTYTGFVTNNNTIYNGVKSLESCRKYIFKNDKVTSLEYFKFKYDHTAKINCKEKINSIYDAVFKDFITATKDKTIVIPLSGGYDSRIIVQYLHKYKVPNKVICFTYGVKGNKESNISKEVANFYGYEWHFVEYTKSKWSQSRVLKYVEETFDGVSLPHIQDFIAIKELKDNKLIPDDAIIVPGHSGDFIAGSHLNQRVLNCKTREVFVYEILWKNYILNFSLNFKTLYSLVNKQVEKYLNNSDYVNSFEEWNFKERQAKFIVNSVRVYEYFGYEWSIPLWDVRLIEFWLRVNNQERLNRKLYFEFISSKDKWHIPEIKTNLVTELKIYKYYLKWARVIYLNITNSILNKEHPMGWYGIFNYKFRFSHSSINSLLVKELEDVVKNK from the coding sequence ATGAAATTATCATTAATAAATAACAAGGGGTTTAGGTGGTGTAAATACCAGAATATTTACTTTAAAGGAAACTTTATATTAAATAATGTAATTTATAATTCTAATTTATTTAATAATCAAACGGATCAATTACCAAAAAACATAATAGAAAATGATTCGTTAAAAAAAACGTATGGACAATTTTTATTTGTTGTAGAAGAGGGAAATACTATTATAGTAATAACAGACTTTTTAAGAAGCTTTAACCTATTTTATCAAAAGAATAATTCTGAATATATAATCTCGGATCTTAACGATAAGTTTAATAAAAAAGATATAAACAATAGTTGCTTAGATGAGTTTACTTATACAGGCTTTGTTACAAATAATAATACTATTTACAACGGAGTTAAATCACTAGAATCCTGTAGAAAGTATATATTTAAAAACGATAAAGTAACAAGCTTAGAATATTTTAAATTTAAGTATGATCATACAGCAAAAATAAATTGTAAAGAAAAGATAAATTCTATTTACGATGCTGTTTTTAAGGATTTTATTACTGCCACAAAAGATAAAACTATTGTTATTCCTTTAAGTGGCGGTTATGACTCTAGAATTATTGTGCAGTATTTACATAAATATAAAGTACCCAATAAAGTTATTTGTTTTACTTATGGGGTCAAAGGAAATAAAGAATCGAATATATCTAAAGAGGTAGCAAATTTTTATGGATATGAATGGCATTTTGTAGAGTATACAAAAAGTAAATGGTCACAATCCAGGGTGCTTAAATATGTGGAGGAAACATTTGATGGTGTTTCATTACCACATATTCAGGATTTTATAGCTATAAAAGAATTGAAAGACAATAAGTTAATACCAGACGATGCTATTATTGTACCTGGACATTCAGGAGATTTTATTGCAGGTAGTCACCTAAATCAAAGAGTATTAAACTGTAAAACAAGAGAAGTTTTCGTATATGAAATTCTCTGGAAAAATTATATCCTTAATTTTAGTTTAAATTTTAAAACATTGTATTCACTTGTTAATAAACAAGTAGAAAAATATTTAAATAACTCAGACTATGTGAATTCTTTTGAAGAATGGAATTTTAAGGAGAGACAAGCAAAATTTATAGTTAATTCAGTTAGGGTTTATGAGTATTTTGGTTACGAATGGAGTATTCCCCTTTGGGATGTAAGATTAATAGAATTTTGGTTGAGGGTTAACAATCAAGAACGTTTAAATAGAAAATTATATTTTGAATTTATAAGTTCAAAAGATAAATGGCATATACCAGAAATAAAAACTAATTTGGTAACAGAATTAAAAATATATAAGTACTATTTAAAATGGGCACGCGTGATCTACTTAAATATTACTAATTCTATTTTAAATAAAGAACATCCAATGGGGTGGTACGGAATTTTTAATTATAAATTTAGATTTTCTCATAGCTCAATAAACTCATTGTTAGTTAAGGAGTTAGAGGATGTGGTAAAAAATAAATAA
- a CDS encoding lipopolysaccharide biosynthesis protein, whose protein sequence is MLQKLFSKSEFLKNVLTLTTGATLSSAIPILAYFFLTRIYTPSDFGTLSVFISIYSILAVIGTGKYELAIPLPEKKEDAVYLVFLCLILNTLFSVFLLLIVFLFYDYIVFLIDNNDLKKWIYFFPVLTFLVGTYQTFYYYNLRVKKFKEISKSKIYKSLSLSFSQIVLGLFKFTSFGLILGNIISNFSANINLIKTFFVNEGLYSYKQKTKKDFKLVAKEYINFPKFTLVSTLLNTASVQIPILLFSALFTTSFVGQFSISHKVLSMPMILLGGAIGQVYYQRITDQEFVSDEYLKHITWKLYKILLLVGILPLSIIFFFGDSIFVFAFGSKWLLAGEYAKPISIWILFVFISSPLSSMLFAKGFQKQALLFQIFVFISRVLIIYICAKIGEDELSMVNYYSVVGFLLYLFLVFYVFYKIKIPIIKVFKFTVIVFLAVFSLLKILKLIIL, encoded by the coding sequence ATGCTTCAAAAATTATTTTCAAAATCAGAATTTTTAAAAAATGTTCTTACATTAACCACAGGAGCAACATTAAGTTCTGCAATACCAATATTAGCATATTTTTTTTTAACTAGGATTTATACCCCATCTGATTTTGGTACCTTATCAGTATTTATTTCTATATACTCCATATTAGCTGTAATAGGAACGGGTAAATATGAGTTAGCTATTCCATTGCCTGAAAAAAAGGAGGATGCAGTTTATCTAGTATTTTTGTGTTTAATTCTTAACACGCTTTTTTCAGTTTTTTTATTATTAATAGTTTTTCTTTTTTACGATTATATAGTTTTCCTGATAGATAATAATGATTTAAAAAAATGGATTTATTTCTTCCCCGTCTTAACGTTTTTGGTCGGAACGTATCAAACCTTTTATTACTATAATTTAAGAGTTAAAAAATTTAAAGAAATATCAAAGTCAAAAATTTATAAATCTTTAAGTTTATCTTTTTCTCAAATTGTATTAGGCCTGTTTAAATTTACCTCATTTGGTTTAATTTTAGGGAATATTATATCAAACTTCTCAGCTAATATTAATCTTATTAAAACCTTTTTTGTAAATGAAGGATTATATTCATACAAACAAAAAACAAAAAAAGACTTTAAACTTGTTGCAAAAGAATACATAAATTTCCCGAAGTTTACATTAGTATCTACCCTTTTAAATACTGCATCTGTTCAAATTCCAATACTTTTATTTTCAGCTTTATTTACTACCAGTTTTGTAGGGCAGTTTTCTATTTCTCATAAAGTTTTAAGCATGCCTATGATTTTATTAGGAGGTGCCATAGGGCAAGTGTACTATCAACGAATTACAGATCAAGAGTTTGTTAGTGACGAATATTTAAAACATATTACATGGAAATTATATAAAATATTATTATTGGTAGGTATATTACCTTTGTCTATAATTTTCTTTTTTGGCGACTCTATATTTGTATTTGCTTTTGGTAGTAAGTGGTTATTGGCAGGTGAGTATGCAAAACCAATAAGTATTTGGATTCTTTTTGTGTTTATATCTTCCCCATTATCCTCAATGTTATTCGCTAAGGGTTTTCAAAAGCAAGCTTTGTTGTTTCAAATTTTTGTATTCATCTCTAGAGTTTTGATAATTTATATTTGCGCAAAGATAGGAGAGGATGAATTATCAATGGTTAATTATTATTCAGTAGTAGGTTTTTTATTGTATTTATTTTTAGTATTTTATGTTTTTTATAAGATAAAAATTCCGATAATAAAAGTTTTTAAGTTTACAGTTATTGTGTTTTTAGCTGTTTTTAGCTTGTTAAAAATATTAAAACTTATAATATTATAA
- a CDS encoding nucleotide sugar dehydrogenase, producing MSRKICIVGLGYVGLPLAHAFAAKKYSVVGFDINDRRIEELNTGYDRTQEIEKNQLDDVKSYIKYTADLKEAEDCTVFIVTVPTPIDTNNRPNLTPLIDSSKLVASVLKKGDIVIYESTVYPGVTEEVCVPELEKNSKLKFNKDFFCGYSPERINPGDKEHTVTKILKVTSGSTPEVANEVDELYKSIIVAGTHKASSIKVAEASKVIENTQRDVNIALINELALIFDAMDIDTNEVLEAAATKWNFIKLSPGLVGGHCIGVDPYYLTFKAEELGYKPNLILGARQINNGMGKYIAENTVKVMIANDKKINKSDVLILGVTFKEDCPDMRNTKVVDIIEELKTFGCNVDVYDPWVDPNGDYSSYKHGVIDNPFNSTKKYDSIIVAVAHKQFKELTENDYKKISKNVPVIMDIKGIVKNPNWRL from the coding sequence ATGAGTAGAAAAATATGTATAGTTGGGCTTGGTTATGTAGGATTACCTTTAGCGCATGCATTTGCAGCAAAGAAATATAGTGTTGTTGGTTTTGATATTAATGATAGGAGGATAGAAGAATTAAATACAGGTTATGACAGAACCCAGGAAATAGAAAAAAATCAGTTAGATGATGTTAAAAGTTATATAAAATATACAGCGGATTTAAAGGAGGCTGAAGATTGTACAGTTTTTATAGTAACGGTTCCTACGCCCATAGATACTAACAATCGCCCTAACTTAACCCCTTTGATAGATTCTTCTAAATTAGTAGCTAGTGTTTTAAAAAAGGGAGACATTGTTATCTACGAATCCACAGTATATCCTGGAGTGACAGAAGAGGTATGTGTTCCTGAGTTAGAAAAGAATTCAAAATTAAAATTTAATAAAGATTTCTTCTGCGGTTATAGCCCTGAGAGAATTAACCCAGGAGATAAAGAACACACAGTAACAAAAATTCTTAAAGTAACTTCTGGTTCAACACCTGAGGTCGCAAATGAAGTTGATGAATTGTACAAATCAATAATTGTTGCTGGAACTCATAAGGCATCAAGTATTAAAGTTGCCGAAGCAAGTAAAGTCATAGAAAATACACAAAGAGATGTAAACATAGCTTTAATTAATGAATTAGCATTAATTTTTGATGCAATGGATATTGATACAAATGAAGTTTTAGAAGCGGCCGCAACAAAATGGAACTTTATTAAATTATCACCAGGCCTTGTTGGAGGGCATTGTATAGGTGTTGATCCTTATTATTTAACTTTTAAAGCTGAAGAGTTAGGATACAAACCTAATCTTATACTAGGTGCTAGACAGATAAATAATGGAATGGGGAAATATATTGCCGAGAATACGGTAAAAGTAATGATAGCTAATGACAAAAAGATCAATAAATCAGACGTACTAATTCTAGGAGTAACTTTTAAAGAAGATTGTCCAGATATGAGAAATACAAAAGTTGTAGATATTATTGAAGAGTTAAAGACATTTGGCTGTAATGTTGACGTATATGATCCATGGGTAGATCCAAATGGAGATTATAGTAGTTATAAACACGGAGTAATTGATAACCCTTTTAATTCAACAAAAAAATATGATTCTATAATTGTAGCAGTTGCTCACAAACAGTTTAAAGAGTTAACTGAAAATGATTATAAGAAAATATCAAAAAATGTACCTGTTATTATGGATATAAAAGGAATTGTAAAAAATCCAAATTGGAGATTATAA
- a CDS encoding Gfo/Idh/MocA family protein translates to MKNFALIGASGYIAPRHMKAIKETGNNLIAALDPYDGIGVMDSNFPEANFFTEFERFDRFVDKWHRDNTGKRIDYISICSPNYLHDSHIRFALKNGADAISEKPLVLNPWNIDQLKIIEKESGKKVYNILQLRLHPSIIALKEKVTKELELNPNKVYDIDLTYLTSRGKWYFVSWKGDESKSGGIASNIGVHFYDMLCWIFGEVQENTVHLKEADANAGSFRLKNANVRWFLSVNYDYIPEDVKMKGLRTYRSITVDGEEIEFSGGFTDLHTRSYEEILKGNGFGLDEAYGSISTVSTIRNLDPIGLKGEYHPFCKKVING, encoded by the coding sequence ATGAAAAATTTTGCACTAATAGGGGCTTCAGGATATATTGCCCCAAGACACATGAAGGCGATTAAAGAAACTGGAAATAATTTGATAGCAGCGTTAGATCCCTATGATGGTATAGGGGTTATGGATAGTAACTTTCCTGAGGCAAATTTTTTCACCGAGTTTGAAAGATTTGATAGGTTTGTTGATAAATGGCATAGAGATAATACAGGAAAAAGAATAGATTATATTTCAATTTGTTCTCCTAATTATTTACATGATTCTCATATCAGGTTTGCCTTAAAAAATGGGGCAGATGCTATTTCTGAAAAACCTCTTGTATTGAATCCATGGAATATAGATCAATTAAAAATTATAGAAAAAGAATCGGGTAAAAAAGTTTATAACATACTTCAATTAAGGTTACACCCTTCAATAATAGCTTTAAAAGAAAAAGTAACTAAGGAGTTGGAATTAAACCCAAACAAGGTATATGACATAGATTTAACATATTTAACTTCTAGAGGAAAATGGTATTTTGTTTCATGGAAAGGTGACGAATCTAAATCTGGAGGTATTGCATCTAATATCGGAGTACATTTTTATGATATGTTATGTTGGATTTTTGGTGAAGTACAAGAAAATACGGTTCATTTAAAAGAGGCAGATGCAAATGCAGGAAGTTTTAGGCTTAAAAATGCAAATGTAAGATGGTTTTTATCTGTAAACTACGATTATATTCCAGAAGATGTTAAAATGAAAGGTTTACGTACTTATCGATCAATAACTGTTGACGGAGAAGAGATAGAGTTTAGTGGAGGTTTTACTGATTTACATACTCGTAGTTATGAGGAAATCTTGAAAGGAAACGGTTTTGGTTTAGATGAAGCTTATGGGTCTATTAGTACAGTATCCACAATTCGAAACTTAGATCCAATAGGATTAAAAGGGGAGTATCATCCATTTTGTAAAAAAGTTATAAATGGCTAA